A single uncultured Methanolobus sp. DNA region contains:
- a CDS encoding PAS domain-containing protein produces the protein MAKIHGGVVIGHDTNFGKAAYSSYDRKEDKLGEAKDTERIELECTLKQKDILEVMELRVKALEMLLDTSGIIAFIRKENGNMEFVSSGIENFGYKTEDFTSGKVNFKDLVHPDDLDRVVLELKENALEGAGGLAQRYRARTKKEHVRTVEEKTTFIRDENGHVAYIIGILTDITDN, from the coding sequence TTGGCAAAAATACACGGAGGGGTTGTTATCGGTCATGATACGAATTTTGGAAAAGCTGCTTACAGCAGTTATGACAGAAAAGAAGACAAACTGGGAGAGGCAAAAGACACAGAGAGAATCGAACTTGAATGCACTCTCAAACAAAAAGACATTCTGGAAGTAATGGAGCTTCGTGTGAAAGCCCTTGAAATGCTTCTTGATACTTCAGGAATAATAGCATTCATACGCAAGGAAAATGGAAACATGGAGTTTGTATCTTCTGGAATAGAGAACTTTGGATACAAAACCGAGGATTTCACTTCAGGAAAAGTGAACTTCAAAGACCTTGTTCATCCTGATGATCTGGACAGAGTAGTTCTGGAACTAAAAGAAAATGCACTTGAAGGCGCCGGTGGACTTGCACAGAGATACAGGGCCAGGACTAAAAAGGAACATGTAAGAACCGTTGAGGAAAAGACCACCTTCATACGTGATGAGAATGGGCATGTCGCCTACATCATAGGCATACTAACGGACATTACTGACAATTAA
- a CDS encoding inositol-3-phosphate synthase: MDKIKIAIAGIGNCASSLIQGIEYYKNKSEEDAIGLMHWDIGGYRPFDMEVVAAFDIDQRKVGKDVSEAIFAPPNCTAVFCPDVPPTGAIVKMGCILDGVSEHMVDYSDNRRFIPSDAVELTKEQVVKELQDCGAEILLNYMPVGSEKATRFYAECALEAGVAFINNMPVFIVSNPEWAAKFEEKGIPIIGDDIKAQLGATITHRTLADLFRKRGVKLERTYQLNTGGNTDFLNMLNRNRLASKKESKTEAVQSVVGQRMDDDNIHVGPSDYVPWQNDNKVCFLRMEGKLFGDVPMNIELRLSVEDSPNSAGVVIDAVRCCKLALDRGIGGILYSPSSYFMKHPPKQFTDDEAHAMTDAFIKGERDN, translated from the coding sequence ATGGACAAAATAAAGATCGCAATTGCCGGTATTGGTAATTGTGCAAGTTCCCTTATTCAGGGCATTGAATATTACAAAAATAAGAGTGAGGAAGATGCAATAGGCTTAATGCACTGGGATATCGGTGGCTACAGACCATTTGATATGGAAGTGGTAGCTGCTTTTGATATTGATCAGAGGAAAGTTGGCAAGGATGTCTCAGAAGCAATTTTTGCACCACCTAACTGTACTGCGGTTTTCTGTCCGGACGTTCCACCTACCGGTGCAATTGTAAAAATGGGCTGTATTCTTGACGGTGTGTCAGAACACATGGTCGATTACAGCGATAACAGGCGTTTTATTCCTTCTGATGCTGTGGAATTAACAAAAGAGCAGGTAGTAAAAGAGTTACAGGACTGCGGCGCAGAGATCTTACTTAACTACATGCCTGTAGGTTCTGAGAAAGCAACCCGCTTCTATGCGGAATGCGCTCTTGAGGCAGGAGTTGCATTCATCAATAACATGCCGGTTTTCATAGTAAGTAATCCTGAGTGGGCTGCAAAGTTCGAGGAAAAGGGCATCCCTATTATCGGTGATGACATTAAGGCACAACTCGGTGCAACGATCACCCACAGAACCCTTGCAGACCTTTTCCGCAAACGTGGCGTGAAACTGGAAAGAACTTACCAGCTTAATACCGGTGGAAACACTGATTTCCTGAATATGCTCAACAGGAACAGACTTGCGTCCAAGAAAGAATCCAAAACCGAAGCTGTCCAGTCAGTTGTTGGTCAGAGAATGGATGACGACAATATCCATGTTGGTCCAAGTGACTATGTTCCATGGCAGAACGATAACAAAGTATGTTTCCTGAGGATGGAAGGCAAGCTATTCGGTGACGTTCCGATGAATATCGAGCTTCGTCTCTCAGTTGAAGATTCACCAAACTCTGCCGGAGTTGTCATTGATGCGGTCAGGTGCTGTAAACTTGCTCTTGACAGGGGAATCGGTGGAATTCTTTACTCGCCATCATCATATTTCATGAAGCACCCGCCAAAGCAGTTCACAGATGATGAAGCTCATGCTATGACTGATGCTTTCATCAAAGGTGAGCGCGACAACTGA
- a CDS encoding flavodoxin family protein: MSEDRSIRLLGISGSPRKKSTDYIVNEALRFAQEKYGAEIEYFSASGKEMKFCIHCDYCVRKKEGCIHKDDLVELYDKMLWADAWIIGTPVYQGTLSAQTKTIMDRCRAVVARNPKSFMNKVGAAAAVGGDRMGGQEPAIQNILNFYIISEMIPVAGGSFGSNLGGTFWSQDRGAEGAAEDSEGIRSLHRTMNKLMKTAIATKDLRKEE, encoded by the coding sequence ATGTCAGAAGACAGAAGCATTCGCCTGCTGGGCATCTCAGGAAGCCCCAGGAAGAAATCCACAGATTATATTGTAAACGAAGCTCTCAGATTCGCACAGGAAAAGTATGGTGCTGAAATAGAATACTTCTCTGCCAGCGGCAAGGAGATGAAATTCTGCATCCACTGTGATTACTGTGTCCGCAAGAAAGAAGGCTGTATTCACAAAGATGACCTAGTGGAACTCTATGATAAAATGCTCTGGGCAGACGCATGGATAATCGGCACTCCCGTATACCAGGGTACACTAAGTGCCCAAACCAAAACCATCATGGACAGGTGCCGTGCAGTCGTTGCGCGCAATCCAAAGTCCTTTATGAATAAGGTTGGAGCTGCCGCTGCTGTTGGCGGAGACAGGATGGGCGGACAGGAACCAGCCATACAGAATATTCTCAATTTTTACATCATCAGTGAAATGATACCCGTTGCAGGAGGATCATTCGGATCAAACCTTGGCGGTACTTTCTGGTCACAGGACAGAGGTGCCGAAGGTGCTGCTGAAGATTCGGAAGGAATCAGAAGTCTGCACAGGACCATGAACAAACTCATGAAAACGGCTATAGCAACAAAAGACCTGCGTAAGGAGGAATAA
- a CDS encoding DUF2180 family protein, with protein sequence MKCFECAKNGKDSDTVAVCIICGRGVCKDHLVREETPVWEGEYSIKLKCGMGISCDYKDVQHWKKVLCMSCHEALKENY encoded by the coding sequence ATGAAATGCTTTGAATGTGCAAAAAATGGAAAAGATAGCGACACAGTTGCTGTCTGCATAATCTGCGGGAGAGGAGTTTGCAAGGACCACCTTGTAAGAGAAGAAACACCTGTATGGGAGGGTGAATACAGCATTAAGCTGAAATGCGGAATGGGAATTTCCTGTGACTACAAGGATGTACAGCACTGGAAGAAAGTGCTCTGTATGTCATGCCATGAAGCCCTGAAGGAGAACTACTAG
- the afpA gene encoding archaeoflavoprotein AfpA — translation MKRIAWGITGSGDLIKETYETMVDIKNKSDLEIMVFLSKEGETVMKWYHMWNDIQRDFPNFKTEGGPNSPFIAGPLQVGYYDALIIAPMTSNSVAKIVCGIGDTLVTNVVSQTAKGSTPIYILPVDREMGTVKTVSPEGRVMELKMREVDVSNTKKLAHMENITVINSPDEIYDILGVSKD, via the coding sequence ATGAAAAGGATAGCATGGGGAATCACAGGTTCAGGCGACCTGATCAAAGAGACATACGAAACAATGGTGGATATCAAGAACAAAAGCGACCTGGAAATAATGGTTTTCCTTTCAAAAGAAGGAGAGACCGTTATGAAATGGTATCATATGTGGAATGATATCCAGAGAGATTTCCCTAATTTTAAGACAGAAGGCGGACCAAACTCACCATTTATTGCAGGACCACTTCAGGTCGGATACTATGATGCACTAATCATTGCTCCGATGACTTCCAACAGTGTTGCAAAGATCGTGTGCGGAATAGGAGACACTCTTGTCACAAATGTTGTTTCACAGACAGCAAAGGGCAGCACACCAATATACATTCTGCCGGTTGACAGAGAAATGGGTACTGTGAAAACCGTATCTCCCGAAGGACGTGTAATGGAACTGAAGATGCGTGAAGTAGACGTTTCCAATACGAAGAAACTCGCCCATATGGAAAATATAACTGTCATCAACAGCCCTGATGAAATTTATGACATCCTTGGCGTGAGCAAGGACTAA
- a CDS encoding FprA family A-type flavoprotein has translation MDDYKPLEIAKGIYWVGVVDWNLRDFHGYETPKGGSYNSYLVVDEKIALIDTVKAPFAGEMIKRISQIIDPSKIDYIISNHVEMDHSSSISAVLEIAPNAKVFASSKGQTGLSEYYKEEGFDNWDLNVVKTGDELSLGKRTLMFIEATMLHWPDSMQTYVKEDKILFSNDAFGQHIATSKRFDDEVDDVMDDAGIYYANILLPFGGQVLKYIDRLNELGVEPEMIAPAHGVIWRKGVKEVCDQYGKWARGETVPKVLVIYDTMWGSTEKMAMEIVEGARSAGVEVRLRHLRKNDWSQTMKELMDAPVVAIGSPTMNNGMFFTTAGFLTYLSGLHPKGKKYFLFGSYGWGGGAVKGMEKMMESAKFELAMESMQIKFRPYEEDKKACREIGYKLAEIAKGNANS, from the coding sequence ATGGACGATTACAAGCCTCTTGAAATTGCAAAAGGAATCTACTGGGTAGGCGTGGTTGACTGGAACCTGCGCGACTTCCATGGATATGAAACACCAAAGGGAGGAAGCTACAATTCATACCTTGTGGTCGATGAGAAGATAGCACTCATTGATACGGTAAAAGCTCCGTTTGCCGGGGAAATGATCAAGCGCATCAGTCAGATAATCGATCCTTCCAAGATAGATTACATCATATCCAACCACGTTGAGATGGACCACTCAAGTTCCATTTCCGCTGTTCTGGAAATTGCACCAAATGCAAAGGTTTTTGCATCTTCAAAAGGGCAGACGGGTCTTTCGGAGTATTACAAAGAAGAAGGTTTTGATAACTGGGACCTGAACGTTGTGAAAACTGGTGATGAGTTAAGCCTTGGTAAAAGGACATTGATGTTCATTGAGGCAACAATGCTTCACTGGCCTGACAGCATGCAGACCTATGTGAAAGAAGATAAGATCCTTTTCTCAAACGACGCATTCGGACAGCACATTGCAACATCAAAACGCTTTGATGATGAAGTGGATGATGTAATGGATGATGCGGGCATCTATTATGCTAATATTCTGCTTCCTTTTGGAGGACAGGTTCTGAAATACATCGACCGTCTAAATGAACTTGGAGTAGAACCGGAAATGATAGCTCCTGCACACGGAGTCATCTGGCGCAAGGGAGTTAAGGAAGTATGCGACCAGTACGGAAAGTGGGCACGCGGAGAGACTGTTCCAAAAGTGCTTGTTATCTATGACACTATGTGGGGCAGCACTGAGAAAATGGCAATGGAGATTGTTGAAGGTGCAAGGTCAGCCGGTGTTGAAGTGCGCCTGAGGCACCTGAGAAAGAATGACTGGAGTCAGACCATGAAAGAACTCATGGACGCACCGGTGGTTGCCATAGGATCCCCAACAATGAATAATGGAATGTTCTTTACTACTGCAGGATTTTTGACATACCTTTCAGGATTGCATCCAAAAGGTAAGAAATACTTCCTGTTCGGTTCCTATGGATGGGGAGGCGGAGCGGTCAAAGGCATGGAAAAGATGATGGAAAGTGCAAAGTTCGAGCTTGCCATGGAAAGTATGCAGATCAAATTCAGACCTTATGAAGAAGATAAGAAAGCTTGCAGAGAAATCGGATATAAGCTTGCTGAAATTGCGAAGGGGAATGCAAACTCTTAA
- a CDS encoding 4Fe-4S binding protein, giving the protein MPPEVDLAKCEGIGACAQACPTDVIEVQDDANGNPKSVIARPDDCVECGNCVDACPQEAITLE; this is encoded by the coding sequence ATGCCACCAGAAGTAGATTTAGCTAAATGTGAAGGAATAGGAGCCTGTGCTCAGGCATGTCCAACAGACGTTATTGAAGTACAGGATGATGCGAATGGCAATCCAAAATCTGTCATTGCACGCCCGGACGACTGTGTAGAATGCGGCAACTGTGTTGATGCCTGCCCACAGGAAGCAATAACACTGGAATAA
- a CDS encoding multiheme c-type cytochrome, with product MRGTVVKAGIILVALLVLICTGSIVTATPATQAGEYNSDDFAYESKCRQCHAIIYADWEGTMHFNAYLDPFYLEEVKIASEDTDGALDEFCSRCHTPIGVVSGEIPPIDGSEMSDIAKLGVQCDFCHVVSGSYGTGNAPFTVTPGDTKWGPFDDARGNYHESEYLELFTQSEYCGMCHQVINPVNGLVIDDTYSTWKDSQYAEEDVVCQDCHMTEGITRFEANPGRAASSSPKRDHISSHDIVGANTLIPPMFGAEEVSELAVERLQKAATMELSSPETASSGDEVLIDVSITNSGAGHKIPTGVSEIREMWVEVTVTDASGDTIYNAGSLDADGNIIDAKMLYNNVLADSEGEETKSFWLAESVLEDNRIGPKETVTEQHSFVIPENAAYPLTVSSTLKYRSAPQNIIDKLLGEEIEVPVVDMNVISAIIYDPSTPADERTQPESDSKSTPGFGAFTAALLLGITMYILKRK from the coding sequence ATGAGGGGGACCGTTGTAAAAGCAGGTATTATTCTGGTAGCATTGCTTGTACTGATTTGTACTGGAAGCATTGTAACCGCAACACCTGCAACGCAGGCTGGAGAATACAATTCTGATGACTTTGCCTATGAGAGCAAATGCAGGCAGTGCCATGCAATAATTTACGCTGACTGGGAAGGGACAATGCATTTTAATGCGTACCTTGACCCATTCTATCTTGAAGAAGTAAAGATCGCAAGTGAAGACACAGATGGCGCACTTGATGAGTTCTGCTCACGTTGCCACACACCCATAGGAGTTGTCAGCGGAGAAATACCTCCAATTGACGGTTCTGAAATGTCCGATATTGCCAAACTCGGAGTACAGTGCGATTTCTGTCACGTTGTATCCGGAAGTTATGGTACCGGAAATGCTCCGTTTACAGTAACACCGGGTGATACCAAGTGGGGACCATTTGACGATGCCAGAGGAAACTATCACGAATCCGAGTACCTTGAACTTTTCACACAGTCCGAATACTGCGGAATGTGCCATCAGGTGATAAATCCGGTAAACGGGCTTGTTATTGACGATACTTATTCCACCTGGAAAGACAGCCAGTATGCTGAAGAAGACGTGGTATGCCAGGACTGTCACATGACAGAAGGCATAACCAGATTCGAGGCAAACCCCGGACGTGCAGCATCCAGTTCTCCGAAAAGAGATCATATTTCATCACATGACATTGTGGGTGCCAACACCTTGATACCACCGATGTTTGGTGCTGAAGAAGTATCTGAACTGGCGGTTGAAAGACTGCAAAAGGCTGCCACAATGGAATTATCATCACCTGAAACTGCATCTTCAGGAGATGAGGTTCTTATTGATGTATCCATAACAAACTCAGGTGCCGGACACAAGATCCCAACAGGAGTTTCTGAGATCAGGGAGATGTGGGTAGAAGTCACGGTCACCGATGCAAGCGGAGACACCATATACAACGCAGGAAGCCTTGATGCTGATGGAAACATTATTGATGCAAAGATGTTGTACAACAACGTCCTTGCAGATAGTGAAGGTGAAGAAACAAAGAGTTTCTGGCTTGCAGAAAGCGTTCTTGAGGATAATAGAATAGGTCCGAAGGAAACTGTAACGGAGCAGCACTCATTTGTTATACCTGAAAATGCAGCATACCCACTTACTGTATCCAGTACCCTGAAATACAGATCAGCTCCACAGAACATAATAGATAAGCTCCTTGGAGAAGAAATTGAAGTTCCGGTTGTGGATATGAACGTGATCTCAGCGATAATTTACGACCCATCCACACCTGCAGACGAAAGAACACAACCAGAATCAGACAGCAAAAGCACCCCTGGATTTGGTGCATTTACTGCTGCACTGCTTCTTGGAATTACGATGTACATCTTAAAAAGAAAATAA
- the fpoF gene encoding F420H2 dehydrogenase subunit FpoF, with amino-acid sequence MAHPKILEVIEHDVCTSCGACVSACPAGAIVMNKHAEVRDPDNLDLYVKGAAPNVCEGCLTCARLCPVIDGYVEDEFANVKEFFGAKSTIKGQDGGVTSILAKALLETGTVDCIVGIARDGEWGTELIVMTKPEDVDRTTGTKYTYDSVLSALREPFEKYDKIGVIGVPCQAHGARLLFENNNDKIVVILGLLCMESFYHDVMTEKIVPEVMGLDLNDVVKMDFGKGKFWNYTKDGEEHSVKIAEVAHYARNPCHNCCDYTSVSADISLGSVGTPDGWNCVLIRTDVGKKIFELVKDKVEIMEDPKPGMDLIAKLAKMKHDNNSGHYLEVCEKFSFDECGIH; translated from the coding sequence ATGGCCCATCCAAAAATATTAGAGGTCATTGAGCACGACGTCTGCACTTCTTGTGGGGCATGCGTTTCAGCATGTCCTGCAGGTGCTATTGTCATGAACAAGCATGCAGAAGTCCGTGACCCTGATAATTTAGATTTATACGTCAAAGGAGCAGCACCTAATGTATGTGAGGGTTGTCTCACATGCGCAAGACTCTGTCCTGTAATTGACGGATATGTAGAAGACGAATTTGCAAATGTAAAAGAGTTCTTTGGAGCAAAGAGTACCATAAAAGGTCAGGATGGTGGTGTAACCTCTATTCTTGCAAAAGCTTTGCTTGAAACCGGAACGGTAGATTGTATCGTTGGTATCGCCAGAGATGGTGAATGGGGTACTGAACTTATTGTTATGACCAAGCCGGAAGATGTTGACAGAACAACAGGTACCAAGTATACTTATGATTCTGTGCTTTCAGCACTCAGAGAACCTTTTGAGAAATATGATAAGATCGGTGTTATTGGCGTTCCCTGCCAGGCACATGGCGCACGTCTTCTCTTTGAGAACAACAATGACAAGATCGTTGTGATCCTTGGTCTTCTGTGCATGGAAAGTTTCTACCATGATGTAATGACAGAGAAGATCGTTCCTGAAGTAATGGGACTTGACCTTAATGATGTCGTAAAGATGGACTTCGGTAAGGGTAAGTTCTGGAACTACACAAAGGATGGTGAAGAACACAGTGTAAAGATCGCTGAGGTTGCTCACTATGCAAGGAATCCATGCCACAACTGTTGTGACTATACATCAGTATCTGCTGACATATCACTGGGATCTGTCGGAACACCAGATGGCTGGAACTGTGTGCTTATAAGGACTGATGTCGGTAAGAAGATCTTTGAGCTTGTCAAGGATAAGGTCGAGATCATGGAAGATCCAAAACCAGGAATGGATCTTATAGCAAAGCTTGCCAAGATGAAACACGATAACAACTCAGGCCACTACCTTGAAGTCTGTGAGAAATTCTCATTTGATGAATGTGGCATTCACTGA
- a CDS encoding ferredoxin-thioredoxin reductase catalytic domain-containing protein translates to MKFENDLEAEFYEKSRKNAEQTGYKLNTDWDVITTAVKGICNNKKEHGEFYCFCQKRSGDKEQDKKIICPCAARTRDVETRGSCRCGLYIK, encoded by the coding sequence ATGAAATTCGAAAATGATCTAGAAGCAGAATTTTATGAGAAGTCCAGGAAAAACGCAGAACAGACCGGATACAAACTCAACACTGACTGGGATGTTATCACAACTGCTGTAAAGGGAATCTGCAACAACAAGAAAGAACATGGTGAATTTTACTGTTTCTGTCAGAAGAGAAGCGGAGACAAGGAACAGGATAAGAAGATCATCTGCCCATGTGCCGCAAGAACAAGGGATGTTGAAACCCGTGGTTCATGCAGGTGCGGACTTTACATTAAGTAA
- the mer gene encoding 5,10-methylenetetrahydromethanopterin reductase, whose protein sequence is MTFGIEFVPSDPVLKIAHYAKLAEQQGFDNVWITDHYNNRDVYSTLTVLAMNTNSIKLGTGVTNPYTRNAAITASSIASLNEISGGRAILGLGPGDKATFDAMGISWDKPLTTTKESIQAIRGFIAGQKVTMDGEAVKFGGAKMAFKAGNVPIYMGAQGPKMLELAGEISDGVLINASHPKDFEVAVQQIASGAKKAGRDPKEVDVAAYACFSIDKDAAKAAKAAQIVVAFIVAGSPDMVLERHGIDPAAKGDIGGAIAKGDFGALMGGMVTNEMMDAFSICGTPEDCKARINDLLDIGVTQIVAGSPIGPDKEKAIKLIGKEIIG, encoded by the coding sequence ATGACATTTGGAATTGAATTTGTACCAAGCGACCCGGTTTTAAAAATAGCTCACTATGCAAAACTTGCTGAACAGCAGGGCTTTGACAACGTATGGATCACAGACCACTACAACAACCGTGATGTCTATTCTACCTTAACCGTGCTTGCAATGAACACAAACAGTATCAAGCTCGGAACAGGTGTAACAAACCCATACACAAGAAATGCAGCTATTACTGCATCAAGCATCGCTTCACTTAACGAGATCTCAGGCGGCCGTGCAATTCTCGGTCTCGGTCCTGGAGACAAGGCAACCTTCGATGCAATGGGTATCTCATGGGACAAGCCACTCACAACCACAAAGGAAAGCATCCAGGCAATCCGTGGCTTCATCGCTGGACAGAAAGTAACCATGGATGGCGAAGCTGTTAAGTTCGGCGGTGCCAAGATGGCATTCAAGGCTGGAAACGTACCTATCTACATGGGTGCACAGGGTCCAAAGATGCTCGAGCTCGCAGGAGAGATCTCAGATGGTGTACTCATCAACGCATCACACCCAAAGGACTTTGAAGTAGCTGTACAGCAGATCGCATCAGGTGCAAAGAAGGCAGGCCGCGATCCAAAGGAAGTTGACGTAGCAGCATACGCATGCTTCTCAATCGACAAGGATGCAGCAAAGGCAGCAAAGGCAGCTCAGATCGTAGTTGCATTCATTGTTGCAGGTTCTCCTGACATGGTACTTGAGCGCCACGGAATCGACCCAGCAGCAAAGGGTGACATCGGTGGAGCAATCGCAAAGGGTGACTTCGGTGCACTCATGGGCGGTATGGTCACAAATGAGATGATGGACGCATTCTCTATCTGCGGAACACCAGAAGACTGTAAGGCAAGGATCAACGACCTGCTTGACATCGGTGTAACCCAGATCGTTGCAGGTTCCCCAATCGGACCTGACAAAGAGAAGGCTATCAAGCTCATCGGTAAAGAAATCATTGGATAA
- a CDS encoding ferritin family protein translates to MKDILHEIAEELDHLKSLDEAIALAIELEEEGMAYYSEKASVMKNATASKLYIFLADEEKKHAGYLQQYRESKNIPKVEFTYPKFEASFSEEFSDEKLEEIGILLAALRFEHKSEYFYMELAKRAESEEQKVFFEQVAAAERGHYMIIDELLDDATQFRMQT, encoded by the coding sequence ATGAAAGATATACTACATGAGATTGCAGAGGAGCTTGACCATCTGAAGTCACTTGACGAGGCAATTGCTCTTGCAATAGAACTTGAAGAAGAGGGAATGGCATATTACAGTGAAAAAGCATCCGTTATGAAGAACGCAACTGCAAGCAAATTATACATATTCCTTGCAGATGAGGAAAAGAAGCATGCCGGATATCTCCAGCAGTACAGGGAAAGCAAGAATATCCCAAAAGTGGAGTTCACATATCCTAAATTTGAAGCATCTTTCAGCGAAGAGTTCTCCGATGAAAAACTTGAAGAAATTGGAATACTGCTCGCCGCTCTTAGATTTGAGCACAAGAGCGAATATTTCTACATGGAACTTGCCAAGAGAGCAGAAAGCGAAGAACAAAAAGTATTCTTTGAGCAGGTTGCAGCGGCCGAGAGAGGACACTACATGATAATTGATGAGCTGCTCGATGATGCAACACAGTTCAGAATGCAGACATAA
- a CDS encoding FAD-dependent oxidoreductase — protein sequence MKRTYNVKSFRFKRPDDFDYKAGQYVIITLKDGEKKMGKPFTLSSSPSEKDHIEFTKKLTGHEFSNMLDAMSPRDKATIKGPFGKLTFEGERDKIALLSGGIGITPMISICKYCTDMKLDTDIMLVCSDKTEEDMIFTEELEEMTKQNPNLKVFNTLTRASESWTGCRERICENLILREVPDYYERTFYVCGPPPMVDSMVELLQAMKIPDSDINKESLIGY from the coding sequence ATTAAACGGACATACAATGTAAAGAGTTTCAGGTTCAAGAGACCGGATGATTTCGATTATAAAGCCGGACAGTACGTGATAATCACGTTGAAGGACGGAGAGAAGAAAATGGGAAAACCATTCACCCTCTCAAGCAGCCCTAGCGAAAAAGATCATATAGAATTCACTAAAAAGCTCACCGGACATGAATTCTCAAACATGCTCGATGCCATGTCACCTAGAGACAAAGCAACTATAAAAGGTCCATTCGGCAAACTCACATTTGAAGGTGAGCGTGATAAAATTGCGCTCCTTAGCGGCGGAATCGGCATCACACCGATGATCAGTATCTGCAAATACTGCACCGATATGAAACTCGACACAGACATTATGCTGGTGTGCAGTGACAAGACCGAAGAGGACATGATATTTACAGAAGAACTTGAGGAAATGACAAAACAGAATCCAAACCTCAAGGTATTCAATACTCTCACACGAGCCTCCGAAAGCTGGACAGGGTGCAGGGAGCGCATCTGTGAGAATCTCATACTCCGGGAAGTACCGGATTATTATGAAAGAACATTCTACGTATGCGGACCACCACCAATGGTTGACTCAATGGTGGAACTGCTTCAGGCGATGAAAATACCTGACAGTGATATCAACAAGGAATCACTTATAGGATACTAA
- a CDS encoding DUF2180 family protein: MMKCYDCMEDGKDTEATCICIACGKGLCSDHCKELELPVSVGQPPHVERLPKGLPRILCKYCFDQTIEDGFD; this comes from the coding sequence ATGATGAAATGTTACGACTGCATGGAAGATGGAAAAGATACAGAAGCAACATGCATCTGCATTGCCTGCGGAAAAGGCCTCTGTAGCGATCACTGCAAGGAACTTGAGCTTCCGGTATCCGTTGGACAGCCACCTCATGTAGAAAGGCTTCCAAAAGGACTGCCAAGGATCCTTTGCAAATACTGTTTTGACCAGACAATTGAAGATGGATTTGATTGA
- a CDS encoding carboxymuconolactone decarboxylase family protein, which translates to MCGERGKGCGHREMIDDMSEKLGFTPQILETLGELEPEFLHKYGMCNNKILKDGALSAKTKILIALAVVASKQCETCVMSQMKSALKNGATKEEIMEVMDVIFITSGAPAVAACRDALKHLK; encoded by the coding sequence ATGTGCGGAGAAAGAGGTAAAGGATGCGGACACAGAGAAATGATCGATGATATGTCCGAAAAGCTGGGATTCACACCACAGATATTAGAGACACTTGGTGAACTTGAACCTGAATTTTTACACAAATATGGCATGTGTAACAACAAGATCTTAAAAGACGGCGCGCTTTCAGCAAAGACAAAGATACTTATAGCGCTTGCAGTAGTAGCATCAAAACAGTGCGAAACCTGTGTAATGTCACAGATGAAGAGCGCACTGAAGAATGGTGCAACAAAGGAAGAGATAATGGAAGTAATGGATGTTATTTTCATCACATCCGGTGCTCCTGCCGTTGCAGCATGCAGAGATGCATTAAAGCATCTTAAGTAA